In one window of Gossypium hirsutum isolate 1008001.06 chromosome A01, Gossypium_hirsutum_v2.1, whole genome shotgun sequence DNA:
- the LOC107917775 gene encoding protein ABSCISIC ACID-INSENSITIVE 5 isoform X2, which produces MLEKRSRMQVLAADAPSGSGELLIMNDLPVYKRGRNKIQEAIEEAEQKKRKNKIKNRISAAKSRARSQEHTRFLEEKVEQLRNENALLKKLLSLVRDLMFLLGSSSS; this is translated from the exons ATGTTGGAGAAAAG GTCTCGAATGCAGGTTTTGGCTGCAGATGCACCATCAGGAAGTGGAGAGTTGCTCATAATGAATGATTTACCTGTTTACAAGAGAGGGAGGAACAAAATACAAGAAGCCATTGAAGAGGCTGAGCAAAAGAAGAGGAAGAATAAGATCAAAAATAGAATTTCAGCTGCAAAATCTCGAGCCAGGTCTCAG GAGCATACAAGATTTCTGGAAGAAAAAGTGGAGCAATTGAGAAATGAGAATGCACTTTTAAAGAAATTACTTTCCCTAGTGAGAGACCTCATGTTTCTTCTTG GAAGCAGCAGCAGCTGA
- the LOC121204969 gene encoding G-type lectin S-receptor-like serine/threonine-protein kinase SD1-1, with product MALAAFEFRTIAQATDSFSFNNKLGQGGFGPVFKGTLGNGQEIAAKRLSKSSGQGLNEFKNEVKLIAKLQHRNLVRLLGCCIHGDERMLVYEYMPNRSLDLLIFSMKISTNLSISLLLRQ from the exons ATGGCGCTTGCAGCATTCGAGTTTCGTACCATAGCTCAAGCTACTgattctttttcatttaataacAAGCTAGGTCAAGGAGGTTTTGGTcctgtttttaag GGGACACTAGGAAATGGACAAGAAATTGCAGCGAAGAGACTTTCAAAGAGTTCCGGACAAGGATTGAATGAGTTTAAGAATGAAGTAAAGTTGATTGCCAAACTTCAGCATCGGAACCTTGTAAGGCTTCTTGGATGCTGCATTCATGGAGATGAGAGAATGCTGGTTTATGAATATATGCCTAATAGAAGCCTTGACTTGTTAATTTTCAGTATGAAAATCAGTACAAACCTTTCAATATCACTTTTGCTTCGTCAATAA
- the LOC107917775 gene encoding uncharacterized protein isoform X1, producing the protein MLEKRSRMQVLAADAPSGSGELLIMNDLPVYKRGRNKIQEAIEEAEQKKRKNKIKNRISAAKSRARSQEHTRFLEEKVEQLRNENALLKKLLSLVRDLMFLLGKWQETEKIYNIFLICYVLLIDFWPFSSYMWIRKQQQLRDS; encoded by the exons ATGTTGGAGAAAAG GTCTCGAATGCAGGTTTTGGCTGCAGATGCACCATCAGGAAGTGGAGAGTTGCTCATAATGAATGATTTACCTGTTTACAAGAGAGGGAGGAACAAAATACAAGAAGCCATTGAAGAGGCTGAGCAAAAGAAGAGGAAGAATAAGATCAAAAATAGAATTTCAGCTGCAAAATCTCGAGCCAGGTCTCAG GAGCATACAAGATTTCTGGAAGAAAAAGTGGAGCAATTGAGAAATGAGAATGCACTTTTAAAGAAATTACTTTCCCTAGTGAGAGACCTCATGTTTCTTCTTGGCAAGTGGCAAGAAACTGAGAAAATATACAATATTTTCCTTATTTGCTATGTATTACTTATTGATTTTTGGCCTTTCTCATCTTACATGTGGATCAGGAAGCAGCAGCAGCTGAGAGACTCCTAG
- the LOC107917264 gene encoding G-type lectin S-receptor-like serine/threonine-protein kinase At4g27290, whose protein sequence is MYCYVCSKNRYLGIWYNNITGQTIVWVANRVNPINDSNGLLKIKSNGKILLLIQNTTAVWWTNSTARVENPLLQLLDSGNLVVRDGKDSEPENYLWQSFDYPSDTILPGMKIGINLRTGLNRRLAAWKNWDDPSPGDFTFGEELQGNPKMVQRKGSEKYYRNGHGFSGMPNLRSNPIFCYYFVWNENEVYYIYSPKNKSVMSRFVLNQTQSVRQRYTWNPETQTWKLFSIMPSDLCDRSGICGPNGNCDNNKLPACQCLTSSYSKSLNCKSGDGFIRIGKVKIPETTNSWVNKTMNLKQCRAKCLRNCSCMAYTNLYVRRGGSGCAIWFGNLLDIKQFQSDGQDLYIRLSASEAGSAL, encoded by the exons ATGTACTGTTATGTCTG TTCTAAGAACCGCTACCTGGGAATCTGGTACAACAACATCACCGGGCAAACTATTGTTTGGGTTGCAAACAGGGTAAACCCAATAAACGATTCCAATGGCTTGTTGAAGATAAAAAGTAATGGGAAAATCCTGCTTCTAATTCAGAACACAACAGCTGTTTGGTGGACCAACTCGACAGCAAGAGTTGAGAATCCATTATTGCAGCTCCTGGATTCAGGTAATCTTGTTGTCAGAGATGGAAAGGATAGTGAACCAGAGAATTACTTGTGGCAAAGCTTTGATTATCCATCAGATACGATCTTACCAGGGATGAAAATTGGTATTAATTTGAGAACTGGTCTTAATCGAAGACTAGCAGCCTGGAAGAATTGGGATGATCCATCTCCAGGTGATTTTACTTTTGGTGAAGAACTCCAAGGAAACCCAAAGATGGTGCAAAGGAAAGGCTCAGAAAAGTACTATAGAAATGGCCATGGATTTAGTGGGATGCCAAATTTAAGGTCGAATCCCATCTTTTGTTATTACTTTGTGTGGAACGAAAATGAGGTTTACTACATATATTCCCCCAAAAACAAATCAGTGATGTCGAGGTTCGTTTTGAACCAAACCCAAAGTGTAAGACAAAGGTATACATGGAACCCGGAAACTCAAACTTGGAAGCTGTTCTCAATCATGCCAAGTGACTTATGTGACAGAAGCGGAATTTGTGGTCCAAATGGGAACTGTGATAACAATAAGCTCCCGGCTTGTCAATGTTTGACAAG TTCCTACAGTAAGTCACTTAACTGCAAGAGTGGAGACGGATTTATCAGAATTGGGAAGGTGAAAATCCCAGAAACCACAAACTCTTGGGTTAATAAAACTATGAATCTCAAGCAATGTAGAGCCAAGTGCTTGAGGAACTGTTCTTGCATGGCCTACACTAATCTATATGTTAGAAGAGGAGGTAGTGGCTGTGCCATATGGTTTGGTAACCTGCTTGATATCAAACAATTTCAATCAGATGGTCAGGATCTTTACATCAGACTGTCTGCTTCAGAAGCAGGTAGTGCTTTATAA